In the Akkermansiaceae bacterium genome, one interval contains:
- the ffh gene encoding signal recognition particle protein yields the protein MFQSLADNLDKTFRNLRGVGRISEKNITDALREVRIALLEADVEFGVAKDFIAKVKEKSIGEDVLKSIKPGEQIIKFFNDELTELLGGDQAPLDLNPPARILICGLNGAGKTTTSAKLALRLKKEGRRPLLIACDLYRPAAIDQLATLAKQIDVPIYTPEATETDVVKVAKDALVWAENQNGTVLIFDTAGRQEIDQRLVEELKRLHAFLKPKETLLVADAATGQQAVSVATHFDEAVGITGIILTKLDGDSRGGAALSMRAVTGKPIKFAGEGEKLDQLFEFHPTRMADRILGKGDIVGMVEQVADKVNEADAMRSMQRMQEGKFDFTDFLDQMKMIRNLGPLEGLLGMMPGFNKIKKQLPADAFNNKKMNRTEAIVLSMTPEERRKPEIIKGSRRQRIAAGSGTSLVEVNQLIKQFGEMRKMMKSPSKMKGLMRQMGGSGGLGDMMKNMGGGKFPGGKFPF from the coding sequence ATGTTCCAATCCCTCGCCGACAATCTCGACAAGACCTTCCGCAACCTCCGTGGCGTAGGGCGCATCTCTGAGAAGAACATCACGGACGCGCTGCGCGAGGTCCGCATCGCCCTGTTGGAGGCGGATGTCGAGTTCGGCGTGGCGAAGGATTTCATCGCGAAGGTGAAGGAGAAATCCATCGGTGAGGACGTCCTGAAATCCATCAAACCGGGCGAGCAGATCATCAAGTTCTTCAACGACGAGCTGACCGAACTGCTGGGTGGCGACCAGGCTCCGCTGGACCTCAACCCGCCCGCGCGGATCCTCATCTGCGGCCTCAACGGCGCGGGCAAGACGACGACTTCCGCGAAGCTGGCGCTGCGCCTGAAAAAGGAAGGCCGCCGCCCGCTGCTCATCGCGTGCGACCTCTACCGCCCCGCCGCCATCGACCAGCTCGCCACGCTGGCAAAACAGATCGACGTGCCCATCTACACGCCGGAAGCGACCGAGACGGACGTGGTGAAGGTGGCGAAGGACGCGCTGGTCTGGGCGGAGAACCAGAACGGCACCGTCCTCATCTTCGACACCGCCGGCCGCCAGGAGATCGACCAGCGACTGGTGGAGGAACTGAAGCGCCTGCACGCCTTCCTCAAGCCGAAGGAGACGCTCCTGGTGGCGGACGCGGCCACCGGCCAGCAGGCCGTCTCCGTGGCCACCCATTTCGACGAAGCCGTGGGCATCACCGGCATCATCCTGACGAAGCTGGACGGTGACTCCCGCGGCGGCGCGGCCCTCTCGATGCGCGCCGTCACCGGCAAGCCGATCAAGTTCGCCGGTGAGGGCGAGAAGCTGGACCAGCTTTTCGAGTTCCACCCGACCCGAATGGCGGACCGCATCCTGGGCAAGGGCGACATCGTCGGCATGGTGGAACAGGTCGCCGACAAGGTGAACGAGGCGGACGCCATGCGCTCCATGCAGCGGATGCAGGAAGGGAAGTTCGATTTCACCGACTTCCTCGACCAGATGAAGATGATCCGCAACCTGGGTCCTCTGGAAGGCCTGCTGGGCATGATGCCCGGCTTCAACAAGATCAAGAAGCAGCTCCCCGCGGACGCCTTCAACAACAAGAAGATGAACCGCACGGAGGCCATCGTCCTTTCGATGACGCCGGAGGAACGCCGCAAGCCGGAGATCATCAAGGGCTCCCGCCGCCAGCGGATCGCCGCGGGATCCGGGACTTCCCTCGTCGAGGTGAACCAGCTCATCAAGCAGTTCGGCGAGATGCGGAAGATGATGAAGTCACCGTCGAAGATGAAAGGCCTCATGCGCCAGATGGGCGGCTCCGGCGGCCTGGGCGACATGATGAAGAACATGGGC
- a CDS encoding polysaccharide deacetylase family protein: protein MTKSALLFTLLATTFAWAQENTPAPAPATPVPAAESPATTDPAAPPATPEAPAEPEIPDDGVRVSVLGYHDFSETQPETAMRIRTSKFRQQMEALRQMGLTVISMGDFIAWKKGEKTLPPKCVVITLDDGWKSVYTDAFPILKEYKYPFTLYLYKSYVDGGGKALTTGMIEEMLAAGATLGSHSVSHPYPGTVKAMRKKGADAYDAFLRKELGESKRFLESQFPKHKATTYAYPGGFYTEEMLPLADEFGYTHLFTVLPGKVKRGMPAKTLPRYIILGNYDKIFEFATTFREAGSDAGGAGAPGGVPGGGIGQAPVQTTPYPVTPEAGAVINTRLPEISADLSTLENFDPASLVMKVGGFGEVPATFDPAEKKFTWKINRRLRQPSCEVTVTWKDMTGKPHSPPLRWSFRIDRNSAYQPDGE from the coding sequence ATGACGAAATCCGCCCTTCTGTTCACCCTGCTGGCCACCACTTTCGCGTGGGCGCAGGAGAACACCCCTGCCCCCGCTCCCGCGACGCCCGTCCCCGCGGCGGAGTCCCCCGCCACCACGGACCCGGCGGCCCCGCCTGCCACTCCGGAAGCCCCGGCGGAACCGGAGATCCCGGATGACGGAGTGCGTGTCTCCGTGCTGGGCTACCATGATTTTTCGGAAACCCAACCGGAAACGGCCATGCGGATCCGCACGTCGAAGTTCCGCCAGCAGATGGAGGCCCTCCGGCAGATGGGATTGACGGTAATCTCCATGGGCGACTTCATCGCCTGGAAAAAGGGCGAGAAGACCCTCCCGCCGAAGTGTGTGGTCATCACCCTGGATGACGGCTGGAAATCCGTCTATACGGACGCCTTCCCCATCCTGAAGGAGTACAAGTATCCCTTCACCCTCTATCTCTACAAAAGCTACGTGGACGGCGGCGGAAAGGCGCTCACCACCGGCATGATCGAGGAAATGCTCGCCGCCGGGGCGACCCTCGGCAGCCACTCCGTGAGCCATCCCTATCCCGGGACGGTGAAGGCGATGCGGAAGAAGGGAGCGGACGCCTATGATGCGTTCCTGCGGAAGGAGCTGGGCGAGTCGAAGCGGTTCCTGGAGTCGCAGTTCCCGAAGCACAAGGCGACCACCTACGCCTACCCGGGTGGATTCTACACGGAGGAGATGCTGCCGCTGGCGGATGAGTTCGGCTACACGCACCTGTTCACCGTGCTGCCCGGGAAGGTGAAGCGCGGCATGCCGGCCAAGACGCTGCCGCGCTACATCATCCTGGGGAACTACGACAAGATCTTCGAATTCGCCACCACCTTCCGCGAAGCGGGTTCCGATGCCGGCGGGGCGGGCGCGCCCGGTGGTGTCCCCGGCGGGGGAATCGGCCAGGCACCGGTCCAGACCACGCCCTACCCGGTCACCCCGGAAGCCGGTGCCGTCATCAACACCCGCCTGCCGGAAATCTCCGCCGACCTTTCCACGCTGGAAAATTTCGACCCGGCGTCGCTGGTCATGAAGGTGGGAGGCTTCGGTGAAGTCCCCGCCACGTTCGACCCGGCGGAGAAGAAGTTCACCTGGAAGATCAACCGCCGGCTGCGCCAGCCTTCCTGCGAAGTCACCGTGACGTGGAAGGATATGACGGGCAAGCCGCACAGCCCGCCGCTCCGCTGGTCCTTCCGGATCGACCGCAACTCCGCCTACCAACCCGACGGGGAATAA
- a CDS encoding ABC transporter ATP-binding protein — protein MSDTVIETKNLHRSYRIGRKSIEVLHGIDLSIQRGEKVFLCGPSGAGKTTLLYTLAGLERPEQGTVKIDGTDLYALGRKEQARFRNARIGYVFQNYHLLPELTALENVAVPGAIAGEDRTEEAMKALRRVGLGERADHLPAELSGGEQQRVAIARAIVNEPKVLFADEPTGNLDSKNSAEIMGILLDLATEHGVTLVVVTHDQSLAKVGDRTLIIRDGSIHHD, from the coding sequence ATGAGCGATACCGTCATCGAGACGAAAAATCTCCACCGGAGCTACCGCATCGGCAGGAAATCCATCGAGGTGCTGCATGGCATCGATCTTTCCATCCAGCGGGGGGAAAAGGTCTTCCTCTGCGGTCCCAGCGGTGCCGGAAAAACCACGCTGCTCTACACCCTGGCCGGTCTGGAACGGCCGGAGCAGGGCACCGTGAAGATCGACGGCACGGACCTCTACGCGCTCGGCAGGAAGGAACAGGCGCGGTTCCGCAATGCCCGGATCGGCTACGTCTTCCAGAACTACCACCTCCTGCCGGAACTGACCGCCCTGGAGAATGTCGCCGTGCCCGGAGCCATCGCGGGGGAAGATCGCACGGAGGAGGCGATGAAGGCGCTGCGCCGCGTGGGCCTCGGCGAGCGTGCCGACCACCTCCCGGCGGAACTGTCCGGTGGCGAGCAGCAGCGGGTCGCCATCGCCCGCGCCATCGTCAACGAGCCGAAGGTCCTCTTCGCCGACGAGCCGACCGGCAACCTGGATTCAAAGAACAGTGCCGAAATCATGGGCATCCTGCTGGATCTGGCGACCGAGCACGGGGTGACCCTGGTGGTGGTCACACATGACCAGTCGCTCGCCAAGGTGGGGGATCGCACCCTCATCATCCGTGATGGAAGTATCCATCATGATTGA
- a CDS encoding TetR family transcriptional regulator, with protein MNQTIVPNGGPKLKLVEAAEKLFAEKGFEAVSVRDITKEAGANVAAVNYHFGSRDGLVIAVISRYIMPVNQERLARLERAERNGNDVREIIAAFVKPIVEQVGKSELSEKLYCQLLGRIFSEQSVSLPGELEYQTRSVVERFTKVLHKALKEFSPDEVLWRLHFIVGGLIHLLTHSGFLYRVAGSLTGTPSMDSNIERFLDFAVAGLRDGLPSTEGGEEAGQKKVPQAQFNF; from the coding sequence ATGAATCAAACAATCGTTCCCAACGGTGGCCCCAAGCTGAAATTGGTGGAGGCGGCGGAAAAGCTTTTCGCGGAGAAAGGCTTTGAGGCCGTTTCTGTCCGGGACATCACGAAGGAAGCAGGGGCCAACGTCGCCGCGGTGAACTATCACTTCGGCAGCCGGGATGGGTTGGTCATCGCCGTCATCAGCCGCTACATTATGCCGGTGAACCAGGAGCGTCTGGCACGTCTGGAGCGTGCGGAACGGAACGGGAACGACGTGCGGGAAATCATCGCCGCATTCGTGAAGCCGATCGTCGAGCAGGTCGGGAAGTCCGAGTTGTCGGAGAAACTTTACTGCCAGTTGCTGGGGCGCATTTTCTCCGAACAATCCGTGTCCCTGCCCGGGGAGCTGGAGTACCAGACCCGCAGCGTGGTGGAGCGCTTCACCAAGGTCCTGCACAAGGCGCTGAAGGAGTTTTCTCCGGATGAGGTCCTGTGGCGGCTGCACTTCATCGTCGGTGGATTGATCCACCTCCTCACCCACAGCGGGTTCCTTTACCGGGTGGCGGGATCCCTGACAGGCACCCCCTCCATGGACTCCAATATCGAGCGTTTCCTCGACTTCGCCGTCGCCGGACTCCGCGACGGCCTGCCCTCCACCGAAGGCGGGGAGGAAGCCGGGCAGAAGAAGGTGCCCCAAGCCCAGTTCAATTTCTGA
- a CDS encoding DUF4190 domain-containing protein: MIDIEVTCECGQNYIFEVEPINNRMPTSVSCPSCGSDGTALANQQISNAFNTLDPIPQSLYKSPSLPASLAAYPPPIPTASGVSGTAKASLICGIVAIAGSFLAIPLLAAIPAIITGHLALSSIKKSNGVISGRRKAIWGTILGYIGCALFLFLIIFGAVTAPTPQYVRESDYRRSNNGGEYSRTNSNLGEITSQWTGTNRSPTGADMILRETWHFHKGGRMVWFCTPINESGGSQIEVSEQGYYQIVKDRWIQIHFDNGNDRELEFVGDNQIRGSSDESRYFRTQ, encoded by the coding sequence ATGATCGATATAGAAGTCACATGCGAATGCGGCCAAAACTACATTTTTGAAGTCGAGCCAATAAACAATCGGATGCCGACTTCCGTTTCTTGCCCTTCCTGCGGTAGCGATGGAACTGCCCTGGCGAACCAGCAGATAAGTAACGCATTCAACACTCTCGATCCAATTCCGCAGTCACTGTATAAGAGTCCGTCCTTACCAGCATCATTGGCAGCTTACCCACCTCCAATCCCGACAGCATCGGGGGTATCGGGAACAGCCAAAGCTAGCCTAATATGTGGAATTGTAGCCATCGCAGGTTCATTTCTGGCAATTCCACTTTTGGCTGCAATTCCTGCGATCATTACTGGTCATTTGGCGCTCTCCTCAATTAAAAAGTCCAATGGAGTAATATCTGGAAGAAGAAAAGCGATATGGGGAACAATTTTGGGATATATCGGGTGCGCCTTATTTTTATTTTTGATAATCTTTGGAGCTGTTACAGCGCCGACCCCGCAATATGTTAGAGAGTCAGATTATCGTCGAAGTAACAATGGGGGTGAATATTCGAGGACGAATAGCAACCTTGGTGAAATAACGAGCCAATGGACAGGAACTAATAGAAGCCCAACGGGGGCTGATATGATTCTTCGAGAGACCTGGCATTTCCACAAGGGCGGAAGAATGGTGTGGTTTTGCACTCCGATCAATGAGAGCGGCGGATCTCAAATCGAAGTATCAGAACAAGGCTATTACCAAATCGTCAAAGACAGGTGGATTCAGATTCACTTTGATAATGGGAACGATCGAGAATTAGAGTTCGTTGGAGACAATCAGATCAGAGGAAGTTCCGACGAGAGCCGCTATTTCCGAACCCAATAG
- a CDS encoding phage integrase N-terminal SAM-like domain-containing protein: MGWYRRFVRWHGLRHPEEMAAPEVEAFLTGLAVNGRVAESTQN; this comes from the coding sequence GTGGGTTGGTATCGGAGATTTGTAAGGTGGCATGGGCTGCGCCATCCGGAGGAGATGGCTGCGCCGGAGGTGGAGGCGTTTCTCACGGGTCTTGCGGTGAATGGCCGCGTGGCGGAAAGTACGCAAAACTAG